From Bacillus pumilus, one genomic window encodes:
- a CDS encoding ribonuclease YeeF family protein — protein MGKIIDAKALTSATDTRAKHYQELREQMVDLKKALQGVANLGDDFTGKGADNIKSFYKELAGNVDMFISFIDKQKAFHEGVSGTLDDTNFGGDTFVEEHFLDNAVHMGIKNAKSIVKDQKKALKTIFQDIDDLISLEVFDSKTFDEKIANAEDERKKTVKDLRELDQNLKDEYALSETEQQATMALYAEMMNATNDGKAISPMNFDKKAYQNSEIYKAKSDIEKQTSEYLKIKKEQEEARKIAKEQETLANRPWYEKALDYGGNIVNELTGVNDAKRAATGVDPITGEELTAGQRVAAGGMAAAGYIPIVGWAGRIFKGGKAVYKTTQATSAAVRAVDIYKTSQKSFDALKTSQKGLYGLTATNGFSEAITGRDMLGNKVSKEQQEASMNAALGMLLPFGAKGFNGKMGIKGDKIEHPVIDNKRVGSALKKPDGQHGFNDIIDNYTPLAKEFDLVGGDKTKVKLYQIEGGMKYYSYKDVYNKDLRIIERVFSVKDQNGIFEWIVDPNKGVTHRRFIPEGEITGLPNQNPKR, from the coding sequence CTGGGCAAGATAATTGATGCAAAAGCACTAACAAGTGCCACGGACACAAGGGCAAAACACTATCAGGAACTCCGTGAACAAATGGTAGATTTAAAAAAGGCACTACAAGGTGTGGCGAATCTCGGTGATGATTTCACTGGAAAAGGCGCCGACAACATTAAAAGCTTTTATAAAGAGCTGGCTGGAAATGTAGACATGTTTATCAGCTTCATTGATAAGCAAAAAGCCTTTCATGAAGGTGTTTCTGGGACACTCGATGATACAAACTTTGGCGGCGATACCTTCGTAGAAGAACACTTTTTAGACAACGCTGTACATATGGGCATCAAAAATGCCAAAAGCATTGTAAAGGATCAAAAAAAGGCACTCAAAACGATTTTTCAAGACATCGACGACCTCATTTCTCTAGAGGTATTTGACAGCAAAACCTTTGATGAAAAAATTGCAAATGCAGAAGATGAACGAAAAAAGACAGTAAAAGACCTAAGAGAGCTTGATCAAAATTTAAAAGATGAATATGCTTTGTCAGAAACGGAGCAGCAAGCTACAATGGCATTGTACGCAGAAATGATGAATGCGACAAATGACGGAAAAGCGATTTCGCCTATGAATTTTGACAAGAAAGCGTATCAAAATAGCGAAATCTACAAGGCAAAAAGCGATATTGAGAAGCAAACTTCCGAATATCTCAAAATCAAAAAAGAACAAGAAGAAGCCCGAAAGATTGCGAAGGAACAAGAAACCCTCGCCAACCGTCCTTGGTATGAAAAAGCGCTCGATTATGGCGGGAACATCGTGAATGAGCTGACAGGTGTGAACGATGCAAAACGTGCCGCAACAGGCGTTGACCCGATCACAGGCGAAGAACTTACCGCAGGACAGCGCGTCGCCGCAGGCGGCATGGCAGCAGCAGGATATATCCCTATCGTCGGTTGGGCAGGACGCATTTTCAAAGGTGGGAAAGCCGTTTATAAAACGACTCAAGCCACCTCAGCTGCAGTACGAGCAGTCGACATCTACAAGACCTCGCAAAAATCCTTTGATGCCTTAAAAACATCCCAAAAAGGCTTATATGGCCTCACCGCCACCAACGGTTTCAGTGAAGCAATTACAGGTAGAGACATGCTTGGGAATAAGGTCTCGAAAGAACAGCAGGAAGCGAGTATGAATGCGGCGCTGGGAATGCTTTTGCCGTTTGGGGCGAAAGGGTTCAATGGGAAGATGGGGATTAAAGGAGATAAAATTGAACATCCGGTAATAGATAATAAAAGGGTCGGAAGTGCGTTGAAAAAGCCAGATGGTCAACATGGTTTCAATGATATAATTGACAATTACACACCACTGGCTAAAGAGTTTGATTTGGTTGGTGGTGATAAAACAAAGGTTAAGTTATATCAAATAGAAGGTGGAATGAAATACTATAGTTACAAGGACGTTTATAATAAAGATTTACGTATAATTGAAAGAGTGTTTTCGGTAAAAGATCAAAATGGTATTTTTGAGTGGATTGTAGATCCCAATAAGGGGGTTACTCATAGAAGGTTTATTCCAGAAGGTGAAATTACAGGATTACCTAATCAAAATCCTAAAAGATAG